In one Tessaracoccus palaemonis genomic region, the following are encoded:
- a CDS encoding S-(hydroxymethyl)mycothiol dehydrogenase: MQQVKGVVARAKGAPVTLETIVIPDPGPGEAVVRIQACGVCHTDLHYREGGINDDFPFLLGHEAAGIVESVGAGVTSVAPGDFVILNWRAVCGDCRACRRGEPQYCFATFNATQRMTLADGTELTPALGIGAFAEKTLVAAGQCTKVDPDARPAAVGLLGCGIMAGIGAAINTGGVTRGKSVAVIGCGGVGCAAIAGSALAGAGTIIAVDIDDTKLARAAALGATHAVNSADLDPVEAIRELTGGFGADVVIDAVGIPQTWKQAFYARDLAGTVVLVGVPRPDMTVPDIPLLDVFGRGGSLKSSWYGDCLPSRDFPMLVDLYRQGRLDLDAFVSEEIGIGDIEEAFEKMHRGEVLRSVVVL, from the coding sequence ATGCAGCAGGTCAAAGGCGTAGTCGCCCGCGCCAAGGGCGCCCCGGTCACCCTTGAAACCATCGTCATCCCCGACCCCGGCCCCGGCGAGGCGGTGGTGCGGATCCAGGCGTGCGGCGTGTGCCACACGGACCTCCATTACCGTGAGGGCGGGATCAACGACGACTTCCCGTTCCTGCTCGGCCACGAGGCCGCCGGCATCGTCGAGTCCGTCGGCGCGGGCGTGACCTCCGTCGCGCCCGGCGACTTCGTCATCCTGAACTGGCGCGCCGTCTGCGGCGACTGCCGCGCGTGCCGTCGCGGCGAGCCGCAGTACTGCTTCGCCACCTTCAACGCGACGCAGAGGATGACGCTCGCCGACGGTACGGAGCTGACCCCCGCGCTGGGCATCGGCGCCTTCGCCGAGAAGACTCTCGTCGCGGCGGGGCAGTGCACCAAGGTCGACCCGGACGCGCGCCCCGCGGCGGTCGGGCTGCTCGGCTGCGGCATCATGGCCGGCATCGGCGCGGCCATCAACACCGGAGGCGTCACCCGCGGGAAGTCTGTCGCGGTCATCGGCTGCGGCGGGGTCGGCTGCGCAGCCATCGCCGGCTCCGCGCTCGCCGGTGCGGGCACGATCATCGCCGTCGACATCGACGACACCAAGCTCGCGCGGGCCGCCGCCCTCGGCGCGACGCACGCCGTCAACTCCGCGGACCTGGACCCGGTCGAGGCCATCCGTGAGCTCACCGGAGGGTTCGGCGCCGACGTCGTGATCGACGCCGTGGGCATCCCGCAGACGTGGAAGCAGGCGTTCTACGCCCGCGATCTTGCCGGAACGGTCGTCCTGGTCGGCGTCCCGCGCCCCGACATGACGGTCCCCGACATCCCGCTCCTCGACGTGTTCGGCCGCGGCGGCTCGCTCAAGTCCTCCTGGTACGGCGACTGCCTCCCGTCGCGCGACTTCCCGATGCTCGTGGACCTGTACCGCCAGGGCAGGCTCGACCTCGACGCGTTCGTCTCTGAGGAGATCGGCATCGGCGACATCGAGGAGGCCTTCGAGAAGATGCACCGCGGCGAGGTCCTGCGCTCGGTGGTGGTCCTGTGA
- a CDS encoding MBL fold metallo-hydrolase, protein MSITHAVTSGTFSLDGQTFDVDNNLWLVGDEDEVIVIDAPHDVDAILKAVDGRRVQAIICTHAHDDHVRVAPELADATGAPIWLHPADEPVWNLTHPHRRWDHDLFDGQEFTVGSVTLTVIHTPGHAPGAVCLYAPELGCVFTGDTLFNGGPGATGRSFSSRDTIEESIRARLFELPDATVVHTGHGDDTTIGAEADALGR, encoded by the coding sequence GTGAGCATCACGCACGCCGTCACCAGCGGCACCTTCTCCCTCGACGGGCAGACCTTCGACGTCGACAACAACCTGTGGCTGGTCGGCGACGAGGACGAGGTCATCGTCATCGACGCCCCGCACGACGTCGACGCCATCCTGAAGGCCGTCGACGGTCGTCGCGTCCAGGCCATCATCTGCACGCACGCGCACGACGACCACGTCCGCGTCGCCCCCGAGCTGGCCGATGCCACCGGCGCCCCCATCTGGCTGCATCCGGCCGACGAGCCCGTCTGGAACCTCACACACCCTCACCGACGCTGGGACCACGACCTGTTCGACGGGCAGGAGTTCACGGTCGGGTCAGTGACGCTCACGGTGATCCACACGCCCGGCCACGCGCCCGGAGCCGTGTGCCTCTACGCGCCGGAACTCGGCTGCGTATTCACCGGCGACACGCTCTTCAACGGTGGGCCCGGCGCCACCGGGCGCTCCTTCAGCAGCCGCGACACCATCGAAGAGTCGATCAGGGCACGGCTGTTCGAGCTGCCCGACGCCACGGTCGTGCACACGGGCCATGGTGACGACACGACCATCGGCGCCGAGGCGGATGCCCTCGGCCGCTGA
- a CDS encoding GNAT family N-acetyltransferase produces the protein MLTIRPASARDIDTITEIYNTAGVGTTASYALDPVSVEDRRAWLEAHVVAEQPVLVLEDDGEVVGYAAYGPFRSLAGYVHTVEHSVYIAEGRRAVGGGRMLMNALIDHALGRDVHVMVGVIDATNEASIEFHRRLGFEETGRLPEVGLKFGQWRTVVFMTLILDGGRDPLA, from the coding sequence ATGCTCACCATCAGGCCCGCGTCCGCGCGCGACATCGACACCATCACGGAGATCTACAACACGGCCGGCGTCGGCACGACCGCCTCGTACGCACTGGATCCCGTCTCGGTCGAGGACCGCCGTGCGTGGCTCGAGGCGCATGTCGTCGCCGAGCAGCCGGTGCTGGTGCTCGAGGACGACGGTGAGGTCGTCGGGTACGCGGCCTACGGACCCTTCAGGAGCCTCGCAGGCTACGTCCACACGGTCGAGCACAGCGTCTACATCGCCGAGGGGCGGCGTGCGGTCGGCGGCGGCCGGATGCTGATGAATGCGCTGATCGACCACGCGCTGGGCCGCGACGTGCACGTCATGGTCGGCGTCATCGACGCAACCAACGAGGCCTCCATCGAGTTCCACCGCAGGCTCGGCTTCGAGGAAACCGGCAGACTCCCGGAGGTCGGGCTCAAGTTCGGTCAGTGGCGCACGGTGGTGTTCATGACCCTGATCCTCGACGGTGGGCGCGACCCCCTCGCCTGA
- a CDS encoding phosphoribosyltransferase has product MAYHADSNELMTKEILTWDGFGSASRELAQDIAYSGFEPEVIIGVARGGLPLAGALTYALGVKLCDAINVEFYTDVNQTLPDPVLLAPMLDTDSIVGKKILVVDDVADSGRTLGLVIKLLRGFGGEVRSAVLYSKSRTLIQPDYVWCATDEWIVFPWSAEPPVTQEA; this is encoded by the coding sequence ATGGCTTACCACGCGGACTCCAATGAACTGATGACAAAAGAGATCCTGACCTGGGACGGGTTCGGGTCCGCGTCGCGCGAACTCGCGCAGGACATCGCCTACTCGGGCTTCGAACCGGAGGTGATCATCGGCGTCGCCCGCGGCGGCCTGCCCCTGGCCGGAGCGCTGACCTACGCGCTGGGCGTCAAGCTGTGTGATGCGATCAACGTCGAGTTCTACACCGACGTCAACCAGACCCTGCCCGACCCGGTGCTGCTCGCCCCGATGCTCGACACCGACTCCATCGTCGGCAAGAAGATCCTCGTGGTCGACGATGTCGCCGACTCCGGCCGCACCCTCGGCCTGGTCATCAAGCTGCTGCGCGGCTTTGGCGGGGAGGTCCGCTCCGCGGTCCTCTACTCCAAGTCCCGCACGCTGATCCAGCCCGACTACGTGTGGTGCGCCACGGACGAGTGGATCGTCTTCCCGTGGTCGGCGGAGCCGCCGGTCACGCAGGAGGCCTGA
- the tkt gene encoding transketolase, giving the protein MTFEWTEKDARAVDTARILAADAVEKVGNGHPGTPISLAPVAYLLYQKVMNTDPTDDKWIGRDRFVLSAGHASLTQYTQLYLGGLGLELGDLESLRTWGAKTPGHPEYGHTAFVETTTGPLGAGISNAVGMAMAARRERGLFEPDAPAGESLFDHYVYTIAGDGCLQEGVSSEASSLAATQELGNLVLIYDDNRITIEGETDISFTEDVEARYAAYGWHVQHVDWTSGGTGYREDVEALYNAIEAAKAVTDKPSFIKLTTVIGWPLPNKQGNHAVHGSKIGADEIAALKEVLGFEQKPFAVDQDAVDAARANVAARGKAARTAWDEQFEAWAKANPEKVALLQRVQAGKLPETLSLPVFEEGKKSTRAASGEVLSALADQLPELWGGSADLAGSNNTTMKGEPSFLPANRTTKEWSGNEYGRTLHFGIREHAMGGILNGIAVSGLTRPYGGTFLVFADYMRPAVRLAALMKVPSIFVWSHDSVGVGEDGPTHQPIEHLAALRAIPGLDIVRPADANETSVAWGEILRRNDRPAGLILSRQDLPIVARGERYASAEGVAKGAYVLSEEEGDLKVILIATGSEVPVALAAQEKLQAAGVPTRVVSMPCQEWFDEQSAEYKESVLPAAVTARVSVEAGIAMGWAKYVGSAGASVSIEHFGASASGAKCFEEFGITADNVAATATSLLG; this is encoded by the coding sequence GTGACTTTTGAGTGGACGGAAAAGGACGCCCGAGCCGTTGACACGGCGCGCATCCTGGCGGCCGACGCCGTGGAGAAGGTCGGCAACGGCCACCCCGGTACCCCGATCTCCCTGGCGCCCGTGGCGTACCTCCTGTACCAGAAGGTCATGAACACCGACCCGACAGACGACAAGTGGATCGGTCGCGACCGGTTCGTGCTGTCTGCGGGCCACGCGTCCCTGACCCAGTACACCCAGCTGTACCTCGGCGGCCTGGGCCTCGAGCTCGGCGACCTCGAGTCGCTGCGCACCTGGGGCGCGAAGACGCCCGGCCACCCCGAGTACGGGCACACCGCCTTCGTCGAGACCACCACCGGCCCGCTGGGCGCCGGCATCAGCAACGCCGTCGGCATGGCCATGGCCGCCCGCCGTGAGCGCGGCCTGTTCGAGCCCGACGCGCCGGCCGGCGAGTCCCTGTTCGACCACTACGTCTACACGATCGCCGGCGACGGCTGCCTGCAGGAGGGCGTCTCCTCCGAGGCCTCGTCGCTCGCCGCGACGCAGGAACTCGGCAACCTCGTCCTGATCTACGACGACAACCGCATCACGATCGAGGGCGAGACCGACATCTCGTTCACCGAGGACGTCGAGGCCCGCTACGCCGCCTACGGGTGGCACGTGCAGCACGTCGACTGGACGAGCGGTGGCACCGGATACCGCGAGGACGTCGAGGCGCTCTACAACGCCATCGAGGCCGCCAAGGCCGTCACCGACAAGCCCAGCTTCATCAAGCTGACCACCGTCATCGGCTGGCCGCTGCCGAACAAGCAGGGCAACCACGCCGTCCACGGCTCCAAGATCGGCGCCGACGAGATCGCCGCCCTCAAGGAGGTGCTCGGCTTCGAGCAGAAGCCCTTCGCCGTCGACCAGGACGCCGTCGACGCGGCCCGCGCCAACGTCGCTGCCCGCGGCAAGGCCGCCCGCACCGCGTGGGACGAGCAGTTCGAGGCCTGGGCCAAGGCCAACCCCGAGAAGGTCGCGTTGCTGCAGCGCGTCCAGGCCGGGAAGCTGCCCGAGACGCTGAGCCTGCCGGTGTTCGAGGAGGGCAAGAAGTCCACCCGCGCCGCCTCCGGCGAGGTCCTCTCCGCGCTGGCCGACCAGCTGCCCGAGCTCTGGGGCGGCTCCGCCGACCTCGCAGGCTCGAACAACACCACCATGAAGGGCGAGCCGTCCTTCCTGCCCGCCAACCGCACCACCAAGGAGTGGTCGGGCAACGAGTACGGCCGCACGCTGCACTTCGGCATCCGCGAGCACGCCATGGGCGGCATCCTCAACGGCATCGCCGTGTCCGGCCTGACCCGTCCCTACGGCGGCACGTTCCTCGTCTTCGCGGACTACATGCGCCCCGCCGTCCGGCTGGCCGCGCTCATGAAGGTCCCGTCGATCTTCGTCTGGTCGCACGACTCCGTCGGCGTCGGCGAGGACGGCCCGACGCACCAGCCGATCGAGCACCTGGCCGCGCTGCGCGCCATCCCCGGCCTCGACATCGTGCGTCCCGCCGACGCCAACGAGACCTCGGTCGCGTGGGGCGAGATCCTGCGCCGCAACGACCGTCCCGCCGGCCTCATCCTGTCGCGTCAGGACCTCCCGATCGTCGCCCGCGGTGAGCGCTACGCCTCCGCGGAGGGCGTCGCGAAGGGCGCATACGTCCTGAGCGAGGAGGAGGGCGACCTCAAGGTCATCCTCATCGCCACCGGCTCCGAGGTCCCCGTCGCGCTCGCCGCGCAGGAGAAGCTGCAGGCCGCCGGCGTGCCCACCCGCGTCGTGTCCATGCCCTGCCAGGAGTGGTTCGACGAGCAGAGCGCCGAGTACAAGGAGTCCGTGCTCCCCGCCGCCGTCACCGCGCGCGTCAGCGTCGAGGCCGGCATCGCCATGGGCTGGGCCAAGTACGTCGGCTCGGCCGGCGCCTCGGTGAGCATCGAGCACTTCGGCGCCTCCGCGTCGGGTGCGAAGTGCTTCGAGGAGTTCGGCATCACCGCCGACAACGTGGCCGCCACCGCCACCTCGCTGCTCGGCTGA
- a CDS encoding S49 family peptidase has translation MAVFDVLGRDRQVVLELDLARGVLTARPDNPLEAIQLINSPTLQGLRDHLADAATDEHVRGLIVHAVPGLDLAHAEEVAELIETFGRHRPTMAWAESFGELSGGLVAYAVAAAAHRVWVQPTGMLSIEGLQLEITLLRGLFEKAGLTPQFGQRHEYKTAANTYAAETVTGPHREMMQRIGESITDGLVAAIARRRCVDETIVRAAMDASPVDPERALELGLIDRIGYRDEAYAAALEEWGAATEALVFAHRHTTPAARLAKLRRSQPKVAVVTLRGAIVTGRGTRSLAGGQSAGADVVDEQLRHALRDDEVRAVVFAVDSPGGSAVASDFIRRSVLRLRQAGKPVVAHMGTMAASGGYYVSMASNEIVAQAATLTGSIGVLGGKIVTQGLYERLGLVRETLPFSEAAGTFSPATAFSDADWERLDRWLDRVYLDFTTFAARDRGMDHDDLEKLARGRVWTGEDARARGLVDHIGGRRRAVERACALAGIDESKARVTHLGENGLAQLLRPARSSEHTGSGANLGGIEAMATTLLGRAGIVAPGVLSTPWAFRLR, from the coding sequence ATGGCAGTCTTCGATGTCCTCGGACGTGACAGGCAGGTGGTCCTCGAGCTGGACCTGGCGCGCGGGGTGCTGACCGCCCGGCCCGACAATCCGCTCGAGGCGATCCAGCTGATCAACAGCCCCACCCTGCAGGGCCTGCGCGACCACCTCGCCGACGCCGCGACCGACGAGCACGTGCGCGGCCTCATCGTGCACGCCGTGCCGGGCCTCGACCTCGCGCACGCCGAGGAGGTCGCCGAGCTCATCGAGACCTTCGGCAGGCATCGGCCGACCATGGCCTGGGCCGAGTCCTTCGGCGAACTCAGCGGCGGCCTCGTCGCGTATGCCGTCGCCGCCGCAGCGCACCGCGTCTGGGTGCAGCCGACGGGGATGCTCAGCATCGAGGGCCTCCAGCTGGAGATCACCCTGCTGCGCGGGCTCTTCGAGAAGGCGGGCCTGACCCCGCAGTTCGGCCAGCGCCACGAGTACAAGACGGCGGCCAACACCTACGCCGCGGAGACCGTCACCGGACCGCACCGCGAGATGATGCAGCGGATCGGCGAGTCCATCACCGACGGGCTCGTGGCCGCGATCGCCCGACGCCGTTGCGTCGACGAGACGATCGTCCGCGCGGCGATGGATGCGTCGCCGGTCGACCCGGAGCGGGCGCTCGAACTCGGACTGATCGACCGCATCGGCTACCGCGACGAGGCCTACGCCGCCGCGCTCGAGGAATGGGGCGCCGCGACCGAGGCGCTGGTGTTCGCGCACCGGCACACGACGCCCGCAGCCAGGCTCGCGAAGCTGCGCCGTTCACAGCCGAAGGTTGCCGTCGTCACGCTGCGCGGCGCCATCGTCACCGGCCGCGGAACCCGCTCGCTGGCCGGTGGCCAGTCCGCCGGCGCGGACGTGGTCGACGAGCAGCTGCGCCACGCCCTGCGCGATGACGAGGTCCGCGCCGTCGTGTTCGCCGTCGACTCGCCCGGCGGGTCTGCCGTAGCCTCCGACTTCATCCGGCGCTCGGTCCTGAGGCTGAGGCAGGCGGGCAAGCCGGTCGTCGCGCACATGGGCACCATGGCGGCCTCCGGCGGGTACTACGTCTCGATGGCGAGCAACGAGATCGTCGCGCAGGCCGCCACCCTGACCGGATCCATCGGCGTCCTCGGCGGCAAGATCGTCACGCAGGGCCTCTACGAGAGGCTCGGACTGGTCCGCGAGACCCTGCCGTTCAGCGAGGCCGCCGGCACCTTCTCTCCTGCGACGGCGTTCAGCGACGCCGACTGGGAGCGGCTCGACCGCTGGCTCGACCGCGTCTACCTGGACTTCACGACCTTCGCGGCACGGGACCGGGGCATGGACCACGACGACCTGGAGAAGCTTGCGCGCGGCCGGGTCTGGACCGGCGAGGACGCCCGCGCCCGGGGCCTGGTGGACCACATCGGCGGTCGGCGGCGCGCCGTCGAGCGGGCCTGCGCACTCGCCGGCATCGACGAGTCGAAGGCTCGCGTGACGCATCTCGGGGAGAACGGCCTGGCGCAACTGCTCCGACCCGCCAGATCCAGCGAGCACACGGGCTCCGGGGCGAACCTCGGCGGCATCGAGGCCATGGCCACGACCCTGCTCGGCCGGGCAGGGATCGTCGCGCCCGGGGTGCTCAGCACCCCGTGGGCCTTCCGCCTGCGGTGA
- a CDS encoding VanW family protein gives MKKSAKVGIGIGIGLVAVVGGAYVASYFVAGNQLPAKASVSGVAIGGMSPEQARQTLEAELSDSVAKPVSLVDGSHSATLDPADAGLGVDYDATVREAGGGFSWNPLEIVTTFTGGHEIDLVRTVDEDKLSAAVAATADEFEVKGTDASISFKEGKVVTTEAVDATVLDVDAAVDATSQAWEAGRNTVQAPVTATAPAVTDAMVAEAVDSFADPLVSGPVTLTLGDDSMEIAPGSLAAVASFEVKDGKLVGSLDGAKLFKDTKEAQRSLKLTAAKDASFKFSDGEVVVVKAKTGQSLDQDSFMEAVEKTATATGDARTAEVTATKEEPDYTTKEAQADVKDFEVIGEFTTYYPHADYRNTNLGRAASSVNGTVLMPGDIFSLNDTLGERTPANGYVDGYVINGGRLVKESGGGISQSATTLFNAAFFAGYKDIEHKPHSLFFDRYPPGREATVYYGSLDMRFQNDTKYPSIIQGYINKSSGSSRGSITFRIWSKRTWDKVASSELKKSNFYSGTKRTVTAANCSPQAAIQGFTVNYSRLFYMDGEVVRREPFTWTYSAGDQIVCE, from the coding sequence GTGAAGAAGTCTGCAAAGGTCGGCATCGGGATCGGCATCGGGCTTGTTGCCGTGGTGGGCGGCGCATACGTAGCGTCCTACTTCGTCGCGGGCAACCAGCTTCCTGCCAAGGCATCCGTGTCGGGCGTCGCCATCGGCGGCATGTCGCCGGAGCAGGCGAGGCAGACCCTCGAGGCCGAACTGAGCGACAGTGTCGCCAAGCCCGTCTCACTTGTCGACGGCTCCCACTCCGCCACCCTGGACCCCGCTGACGCCGGGCTCGGCGTCGACTACGACGCGACGGTGCGCGAGGCCGGGGGAGGGTTCAGCTGGAACCCCCTCGAGATCGTCACGACCTTCACCGGCGGCCACGAGATCGACCTGGTCCGCACGGTCGACGAGGACAAGCTGAGCGCGGCCGTCGCAGCCACGGCCGACGAGTTCGAGGTCAAGGGCACCGACGCGAGCATCTCGTTCAAGGAGGGCAAGGTCGTCACGACCGAGGCGGTCGACGCGACCGTCCTCGACGTGGACGCCGCCGTCGACGCCACGAGTCAGGCGTGGGAGGCCGGCCGGAACACGGTCCAGGCCCCCGTCACCGCCACCGCACCGGCGGTGACAGACGCCATGGTGGCTGAGGCCGTCGACAGCTTCGCTGACCCGCTCGTCAGCGGGCCCGTCACCCTGACGCTCGGCGACGACTCCATGGAGATCGCACCCGGCTCGCTCGCCGCAGTCGCCTCCTTCGAGGTCAAGGACGGCAAGCTGGTCGGATCCCTCGACGGGGCCAAGCTGTTCAAGGACACCAAGGAGGCGCAGCGCTCCCTGAAGCTGACCGCAGCCAAGGACGCCAGCTTCAAGTTCTCCGACGGCGAGGTCGTCGTCGTGAAGGCGAAGACGGGCCAGTCCCTCGACCAGGACTCCTTCATGGAGGCTGTCGAGAAGACCGCCACCGCCACGGGCGACGCACGCACCGCCGAGGTCACGGCCACCAAGGAGGAGCCGGACTACACGACCAAGGAGGCCCAGGCGGACGTCAAGGACTTCGAGGTCATCGGCGAGTTCACGACGTACTACCCGCACGCCGACTACCGCAACACCAACCTCGGCCGGGCCGCCAGCAGCGTCAACGGCACCGTGCTGATGCCGGGCGACATCTTCTCGCTCAACGACACCCTCGGGGAGCGCACCCCGGCCAACGGCTACGTCGACGGCTACGTCATCAACGGCGGCCGCCTGGTGAAGGAGTCCGGCGGCGGCATCTCGCAGTCGGCGACGACGCTCTTCAACGCCGCCTTCTTCGCCGGCTACAAGGACATCGAGCACAAGCCCCACTCGCTGTTCTTCGACCGCTACCCACCCGGCCGGGAGGCCACCGTCTACTACGGCAGCCTCGACATGCGCTTCCAGAACGACACGAAGTACCCCTCGATCATCCAGGGCTACATCAACAAGTCCAGCGGCAGCAGCCGAGGCTCCATCACGTTCAGGATCTGGTCCAAGCGGACCTGGGACAAGGTCGCGTCCTCCGAACTGAAGAAGTCGAACTTCTACTCGGGTACCAAACGCACCGTCACGGCGGCCAACTGCAGCCCCCAGGCGGCCATCCAGGGATTCACCGTCAACTACTCGCGGCTGTTCTACATGGACGGGGAGGTCGTTCGCCGCGAGCCCTTCACGTGGACCTACAGTGCAGGCGACCAGATCGTCTGCGAGTAG
- the fdxA gene encoding ferredoxin, protein MTYIIGLPCVDVKDRACVEECPVDCIYEGNRMLYIHPEECVDCGACEPVCPVEAIYYEDDVPEEQAEFYDINVQFFDDLGSPGGAAKLGAMDKDHPAVVALPPQGE, encoded by the coding sequence GTGACGTACATCATCGGCCTGCCCTGCGTCGACGTGAAGGACCGCGCCTGCGTCGAGGAATGCCCCGTGGACTGCATCTACGAAGGCAACCGCATGCTCTACATCCACCCGGAGGAGTGTGTCGACTGCGGCGCCTGTGAGCCCGTCTGCCCCGTCGAGGCCATCTACTACGAGGATGACGTCCCCGAGGAGCAGGCCGAGTTCTACGACATCAACGTGCAGTTCTTCGACGACCTGGGCTCCCCGGGCGGCGCCGCGAAGCTCGGCGCGATGGACAAGGACCACCCGGCCGTCGTCGCGCTGCCGCCTCAGGGCGAGTGA
- the dapC gene encoding succinyldiaminopimelate transaminase, producing the protein MSGLGSRLPDFPWDTIAEARRVASAHPGGIVDLSVGTPVDPTPELVIDALAAAGQSPGYPTVWGDPATRRAVAGYLESRWGSVPLADESVMVTVGSKELVAWLPTLLGLGSDDAVVFPACAYPTYAVGALTAGAKPVALDDPAEIPADARLIWVNSPANPTGRILGVDELRAFAARARELGAVLASDECYGEFGWDAEPVSVLDPRVNDGDLTGLLAVHSLSKRSNAAGYRAAFVAGDPSVVQELVAVRKHLGMMLPRPVQAAMVAMLGDQDHVEEQRERYLARRALLRPALEAAGFTIDHSEGALYLWATRGENCRDTVAWLAERGILAAPGDFYGPAAADHVRIALTATDERIAAAAGRLG; encoded by the coding sequence ATGTCGGGGCTGGGCTCCCGCCTGCCCGACTTCCCCTGGGACACGATCGCCGAGGCCCGGCGCGTCGCGTCCGCGCACCCGGGCGGCATCGTCGACCTGTCCGTCGGCACGCCCGTCGACCCGACGCCTGAGCTCGTCATCGACGCGCTCGCGGCGGCCGGGCAGTCGCCGGGCTACCCGACGGTGTGGGGGGACCCGGCCACCCGCCGCGCCGTCGCCGGCTATCTCGAGTCGCGCTGGGGATCGGTGCCCCTGGCCGACGAGTCCGTCATGGTGACCGTCGGCTCCAAGGAACTCGTCGCCTGGCTGCCGACACTGCTGGGCCTCGGCTCCGACGACGCGGTCGTGTTCCCCGCCTGCGCCTACCCGACCTACGCCGTCGGCGCGCTGACGGCCGGGGCCAAGCCCGTCGCGCTCGACGACCCCGCGGAGATCCCGGCCGACGCCCGGCTGATCTGGGTGAACTCCCCGGCCAACCCGACGGGCAGGATCCTCGGCGTCGACGAGCTGCGCGCCTTCGCTGCCCGCGCCCGCGAACTAGGCGCGGTGCTCGCCAGCGACGAGTGCTACGGAGAGTTCGGCTGGGACGCCGAACCCGTCTCGGTGCTCGACCCGCGCGTCAACGACGGCGACCTCACCGGGCTGCTTGCCGTCCACTCGCTCTCCAAGCGCTCGAACGCGGCCGGCTACCGCGCCGCGTTCGTCGCGGGCGACCCCTCCGTGGTGCAGGAACTCGTCGCCGTGCGCAAGCACCTCGGCATGATGCTGCCCCGGCCCGTGCAGGCGGCGATGGTCGCCATGCTGGGAGACCAGGACCACGTCGAGGAGCAGCGGGAACGCTACCTGGCCCGTCGCGCCCTGCTCCGCCCGGCGCTCGAGGCGGCCGGATTCACCATCGACCACTCCGAGGGGGCCCTGTACCTGTGGGCCACCCGTGGCGAGAACTGCCGCGACACCGTCGCCTGGCTCGCCGAGCGCGGGATCCTGGCCGCACCCGGCGACTTCTACGGCCCCGCTGCCGCCGACCACGTGCGCATCGCCCTGACGGCGACCGACGAGCGGATCGCCGCAGCGGCCGGGAGGCTCGGCTGA
- a CDS encoding maleylpyruvate isomerase family mycothiol-dependent enzyme has translation MPGSDRPDLDALTLLQEQFRDSIDEVSPDAPMPWGGRWKARNLVNHLARVHHWAAAQASRSRELPLGRDALTTSDAYATHAGALAATLAGLDPRQPAWTLLDDGAAPGDRTGTVGFWDRRQKLETLIHLWDLRTAGGLAMEADDSLWRDCVAEVVEVMHPRQLRLARVSAPVARLVLVAADDAWEVSGAPHGAPSVEIFGAPRDLALLCWGRLPLDGGSLRVAGDSLLAREVLDEGLTP, from the coding sequence ATGCCCGGATCCGACAGGCCAGACCTCGACGCCCTCACTCTGCTCCAGGAGCAGTTCCGGGACTCGATCGACGAGGTGTCCCCCGACGCCCCCATGCCGTGGGGCGGGCGGTGGAAGGCCCGCAACCTCGTCAACCACCTCGCCCGCGTGCACCACTGGGCCGCCGCGCAGGCGTCGCGGTCCAGGGAACTGCCGCTCGGCCGTGACGCGCTGACGACCAGCGACGCCTACGCGACCCACGCCGGTGCCCTCGCAGCGACGCTCGCCGGCCTCGATCCCAGGCAGCCTGCCTGGACCCTCCTCGACGACGGGGCAGCCCCGGGGGACCGGACGGGCACCGTCGGGTTCTGGGACCGCAGGCAGAAGCTTGAGACCCTGATCCACCTGTGGGACCTGCGCACCGCGGGCGGCCTGGCCATGGAGGCGGACGACTCCCTGTGGCGCGACTGCGTCGCCGAGGTCGTCGAGGTGATGCATCCTCGCCAGCTGCGCCTGGCGCGCGTGTCGGCGCCCGTCGCACGGCTCGTGCTCGTCGCCGCCGACGACGCGTGGGAGGTGTCCGGGGCGCCGCACGGGGCGCCGTCGGTGGAGATCTTCGGTGCCCCGCGCGACCTGGCGCTGCTCTGCTGGGGTCGGCTTCCGCTGGACGGCGGTTCGCTGCGGGTCGCTGGCGATTCGCTGCTGGCGCGGGAAGTTCTCGACGAAGGCCTGACCCCCTGA